A stretch of the Mesoaciditoga lauensis cd-1655R = DSM 25116 genome encodes the following:
- a CDS encoding ABC-F family ATP-binding cassette domain-containing protein has product MILTLSNLGMSFGESPLFSRVTLSLEKGEKAVLTGPNGCGKTTLLRIITGELEPTEGEVIFRGKNVGYIKQFRVEEDRTVYAEGLSVFSKALNAYEKAVKSAENLDLNSYESYLQKAELLDVYVAEKKVKKMLKGVGFSEEEFARKISTLSAGEITRLQLAKLLINEPELLILDEPGNYLDVFGIIFLKNALMSVKSSVLMATHDRTLMESIPDEIWDMDFGTIKSYKGKYRDFLVQKDVYIKENKNKEKSLSKEIKHLHNVVERYRRWGREKAVKQARSKEKIIQKLSQEKEKYELTPNKKFDKLKLDVKKATEDIVLKVENLKIHAGSKYIGTFRFEVKNGEKVALLGKNGVGKTTLLKSIIRKPANVIFGPNTKLAYIDTVGDKRDERTLISAIWEMVRSWPDYEVRKYLGRFGFKGEDVFKTLSSLSGGEFVRFEISKALLKNPNFIIMDEPTNHLDIYMIEALEDSLKNYEGTLLFSTHDLEFADHIATRFLVMTNGNIQSFQSYDEAVAFIQEAFISKTSEKGTNTTDYEKRKSMKNRLKSLENKLQKLERRFEELDKESRKMSDEMALYASDHVKLAEMMSVKEEIEMEMEKVIREIDELEEEKKILEEEVK; this is encoded by the coding sequence ATGATACTAACGTTGTCAAATTTAGGAATGAGTTTTGGTGAAAGCCCCCTTTTTTCAAGGGTAACTTTGTCTTTGGAAAAAGGAGAAAAAGCAGTTTTAACGGGGCCAAATGGATGTGGAAAAACAACACTTTTAAGAATAATAACGGGAGAATTAGAACCAACTGAAGGAGAAGTGATTTTCAGAGGCAAGAATGTGGGGTATATCAAGCAATTCCGTGTTGAAGAGGACAGAACCGTTTACGCTGAGGGACTTTCCGTTTTTTCAAAAGCGTTGAACGCTTACGAAAAAGCCGTAAAAAGTGCGGAAAACCTGGATTTGAATTCCTACGAAAGTTACTTGCAGAAGGCTGAGCTGTTGGATGTATATGTAGCTGAAAAGAAAGTAAAGAAGATGTTGAAGGGTGTGGGATTTTCGGAGGAAGAATTTGCACGGAAGATCTCAACTTTAAGTGCAGGTGAAATCACAAGGCTTCAATTGGCCAAATTGTTGATAAACGAGCCGGAACTTCTCATTCTGGATGAACCTGGCAATTATCTTGACGTTTTTGGCATAATATTTTTGAAAAATGCCCTTATGTCTGTTAAAAGTAGTGTGCTTATGGCTACACATGATAGAACGCTTATGGAAAGTATTCCCGATGAAATATGGGACATGGACTTTGGAACCATTAAATCTTACAAAGGGAAATACCGTGACTTTCTCGTTCAAAAGGATGTTTACATCAAAGAGAATAAAAACAAAGAGAAATCTTTATCTAAAGAGATAAAACATCTTCATAACGTTGTCGAAAGATACAGAAGATGGGGAAGGGAAAAAGCCGTAAAACAGGCAAGATCGAAAGAGAAAATCATACAAAAACTCTCTCAAGAAAAGGAAAAATACGAACTAACTCCCAACAAGAAGTTTGACAAATTAAAGCTAGATGTGAAAAAGGCAACGGAAGATATCGTGCTAAAGGTTGAAAATCTAAAAATTCACGCCGGCAGCAAGTACATAGGCACTTTTAGATTTGAAGTAAAAAACGGTGAGAAGGTTGCACTTTTAGGAAAAAATGGCGTTGGTAAAACGACGCTTTTGAAAAGCATTATAAGAAAGCCGGCAAATGTGATATTTGGCCCAAACACCAAGTTGGCATACATAGACACCGTTGGCGATAAAAGAGATGAACGCACTCTTATTTCGGCAATATGGGAGATGGTTAGAAGTTGGCCGGATTACGAGGTAAGAAAATACCTTGGGAGATTTGGATTTAAGGGAGAAGATGTTTTCAAAACTTTGAGCTCGTTGAGCGGAGGGGAATTCGTAAGATTTGAGATATCCAAAGCGTTACTCAAGAATCCGAACTTCATTATAATGGATGAGCCAACCAACCATTTGGATATATACATGATCGAAGCTCTGGAAGATAGTTTGAAAAATTACGAGGGAACGTTACTTTTCAGCACGCACGACTTGGAGTTTGCCGATCACATAGCTACCCGTTTTCTCGTTATGACAAATGGGAATATTCAATCTTTTCAGAGTTACGATGAAGCTGTGGCGTTCATACAAGAAGCTTTTATTTCCAAAACATCAGAAAAAGGTACAAATACCACTGATTATGAAAAAAGAAAAAGCATGAAAAACAGGTTGAAATCCCTGGAAAACAAGCTGCAAAAGCTGGAAAGACGCTTTGAAGAGCTTGATAAAGAATCTAGGAAAATGAGTGATGAAATGGCACTCTACGCAAGCGATCACGTGAAGCTTGCGGAAATGATGTCGGTAAAGGAAGAGATCGAAATGGAAATGGAAAAAGTAATTAGAGAGATAGACGAGTTAGAAGAAGAGAAAAAGATTTTGGAGGAGGAAGTAAAATGA
- the hutH gene encoding histidine ammonia-lyase — protein sequence MIIKDSIDISDVVRVAREYEKVELSEEAKERIRESRKKVERFLESDNPMYGINTGFGALANVKIDKDDINQLQINLVRSHSAGVGPVFREDEVRAMMLLRVFSLARGYSGVREEVVEGLINLLNHRITPFVPSQGSVGASGDLAPLAHIALVLMGEGYAFYKGEKVKALQALKAEGLKPVKYEAKEGLALTNGAQAITAVLALTVHDSRVLFESALVSAAMAIDALKGSTTPFDARIHELRPHSGQIYVAQKLRDYLKGSEIRASHLHCSKVQDAYSLRAAPQVLGAVKDTIDYVEKVTLTEMNSVTDNPLIFDDGALSGGNFHGEPVALVADFLGIALSELANITERRIDRLVNPLVSGLPSFLATGKSGLNSGMMIWQYTAASLVSENKVLAHPASVDSIPTSAYQEDHVSMGTIAARKARMIFENTAKVIAIESMLASRAVNFHKPLKTSEFLQKYVNILNGEEVEGDAYMGEEFERILDFVKRGMKEKRGSNEH from the coding sequence ATGATAATAAAAGATAGCATTGATATTTCCGATGTCGTTAGGGTTGCAAGGGAGTACGAGAAGGTAGAACTTTCTGAAGAAGCGAAGGAAAGGATAAGGGAATCAAGGAAAAAAGTTGAAAGATTTCTTGAATCGGATAACCCCATGTACGGAATAAACACTGGTTTTGGAGCTCTTGCAAACGTTAAAATAGACAAAGATGATATAAACCAGCTTCAGATAAACCTGGTCAGAAGCCATTCAGCTGGGGTGGGGCCGGTTTTTCGTGAAGACGAAGTTAGGGCTATGATGCTTTTGAGGGTTTTTTCCTTGGCAAGAGGATATTCTGGAGTAAGGGAAGAAGTCGTTGAAGGTTTGATAAACTTACTCAATCATAGGATAACCCCATTCGTTCCATCCCAAGGTTCTGTGGGTGCAAGCGGTGACTTAGCACCCTTGGCCCACATAGCGCTGGTGTTGATGGGAGAAGGATATGCTTTTTACAAGGGTGAAAAGGTTAAAGCCTTGCAAGCTTTGAAGGCGGAAGGATTAAAGCCTGTAAAATACGAAGCAAAAGAAGGATTGGCACTTACAAACGGTGCGCAAGCCATAACGGCCGTTTTGGCCTTGACCGTTCATGATTCCAGGGTTTTGTTTGAATCTGCGCTTGTAAGCGCTGCAATGGCGATAGATGCACTTAAAGGATCCACCACACCTTTTGATGCAAGAATACACGAATTGCGTCCGCATAGCGGACAAATTTACGTTGCACAGAAGCTAAGAGATTATTTAAAAGGCAGTGAAATAAGAGCTTCTCATTTGCATTGTTCAAAAGTGCAAGATGCTTACAGTTTAAGAGCTGCCCCACAAGTGCTTGGAGCTGTTAAAGATACCATAGATTACGTTGAAAAGGTTACCCTTACCGAAATGAATTCGGTAACGGATAATCCGTTGATATTCGATGATGGAGCGTTAAGCGGGGGAAATTTCCATGGCGAACCCGTTGCACTGGTGGCAGATTTTCTTGGGATCGCGTTAAGCGAGCTTGCGAATATAACCGAGAGAAGGATAGATCGCCTTGTGAATCCACTTGTTTCTGGATTGCCATCCTTTCTCGCAACGGGAAAATCCGGACTTAATTCCGGCATGATGATATGGCAGTACACCGCCGCCTCACTTGTAAGTGAAAACAAGGTGTTGGCACATCCGGCATCTGTAGATTCCATTCCAACTTCTGCGTATCAAGAGGACCATGTTTCGATGGGGACCATCGCTGCCAGAAAGGCGAGGATGATTTTTGAGAACACGGCAAAGGTTATCGCAATTGAATCGATGTTAGCCTCGCGAGCGGTGAATTTCCACAAACCTCTCAAAACAAGCGAATTTTTGCAAAAATATGTTAATATTTTAAATGGGGAAGAGGTAGAAGGCGATGCTTATATGGGAGAAGAATTTGAAAGAATTTTGGATTTTGTGAAAAGAGGAATGAAAGAAAAGAGGGGGTCTAATGAACACTGA
- the rnr gene encoding ribonuclease R, whose protein sequence is MNTEELLEYLKSEQYVPSTTTAIAKKLGKNPKEIKKILEILEDEDLIYRSKNWKWHVVPEDEMIGEIKFTRSGRKAFVTSFSGKEAFVEVADTLWALNGDKVLVKLFEVRGDEIPHGKVIRILQRALKMIVGVYRAQGTNFGYIVPDDSKIIYEFRVSRDDSMNASDKDKVVGEIIKYPSEESEGMAKVTAILGKADSHEVDIPSILAKYQLPNPGEFPSSVLKEVRKLPKKILAKDLEGRKDLRKKHIFTIDGEDSKDFDDAVSIDMLPNGNYLLGVHIADVSHYVKEGSAIDKEAFKRGTSVYLLSTVIPMLPFELSNDLCSLVEGEDRLAVSVEMEIDEYGRVVKKDFFKSVIRSVKRLTYGKVTKLLEDPDDKLRKEIGFLEEELKTMARLAHTLKTSRLGRGAMEFESNDVKVILDDNGEVEDIVLRKQTVSEAMIEEFMIMANEAVAEIFDIRQIPFIYRVHSRPDPEALEKLSEYLKALGLNFKITEDVQPILLQRILEQIRGHPLESIIQRLLVRSMKKAVYSETNVGHFGLASLNYTHFTSPIRRYPDLVVHRLLKAYIDNGSFKKKQIKKYMELLPIVAHQSSKREIVADQAERDLIALKKVEYMQQHIGEVFDVVITDVTEFGIFVEIPDKAISGLIHISSLNDYYTYDQKTNALIGERTGKIFKLGDKLRAKAVSVDKTKGQVDFILEEDGDNGRKGKRKTNKSSKKNRRSSKRHSNNGKRGKGMH, encoded by the coding sequence ATGAACACTGAAGAATTGTTGGAGTATCTGAAGTCAGAACAATATGTTCCTTCCACAACCACGGCAATTGCCAAGAAGCTTGGAAAGAACCCAAAAGAAATTAAGAAGATTTTAGAGATCCTGGAAGACGAAGATCTCATATACAGATCGAAAAATTGGAAATGGCACGTTGTTCCAGAAGATGAAATGATCGGTGAGATCAAGTTTACGAGATCTGGAAGAAAAGCTTTTGTCACCTCTTTTTCCGGAAAAGAAGCTTTTGTGGAAGTTGCAGATACGCTGTGGGCGCTTAACGGAGACAAAGTTCTTGTGAAGCTTTTTGAAGTGCGGGGAGACGAAATTCCTCATGGAAAGGTTATTCGAATTCTTCAAAGAGCTTTGAAGATGATCGTTGGCGTTTACAGGGCACAAGGGACGAATTTCGGCTACATCGTACCTGATGATTCAAAGATAATATACGAATTCAGGGTTTCAAGAGATGATTCTATGAACGCCTCTGATAAGGATAAAGTGGTGGGGGAGATAATCAAATACCCAAGTGAAGAGTCGGAAGGAATGGCAAAAGTAACGGCTATACTTGGCAAAGCTGACTCTCATGAGGTGGATATCCCAAGCATTCTTGCAAAATACCAGTTACCAAATCCGGGTGAATTTCCCTCGTCCGTTCTAAAAGAGGTGCGAAAACTCCCGAAAAAGATCTTGGCAAAAGATTTGGAAGGCAGAAAAGATCTCAGAAAAAAGCATATTTTCACGATAGACGGAGAAGATTCCAAAGACTTTGACGATGCGGTTTCAATAGACATGCTTCCAAATGGCAATTACCTCTTGGGAGTTCATATTGCCGATGTCTCTCATTACGTGAAAGAGGGAAGCGCGATAGACAAAGAAGCGTTTAAAAGGGGAACCAGCGTTTATCTGCTGAGTACCGTGATTCCGATGCTTCCTTTTGAGCTGTCAAACGATTTGTGCAGCTTGGTAGAAGGTGAAGACAGGCTAGCCGTTTCTGTGGAGATGGAGATAGATGAATACGGTCGTGTTGTGAAAAAAGACTTTTTCAAGAGCGTTATAAGATCCGTGAAGCGATTGACATATGGAAAAGTCACAAAGCTTTTGGAAGATCCTGACGATAAATTGAGAAAGGAAATAGGCTTTCTTGAAGAAGAACTGAAAACCATGGCAAGGCTTGCCCATACGCTTAAAACGAGCCGTCTTGGCAGAGGAGCCATGGAATTCGAATCCAATGACGTTAAAGTTATTCTAGATGATAACGGTGAAGTGGAAGATATAGTTTTAAGAAAGCAAACCGTTTCCGAAGCAATGATAGAAGAATTCATGATAATGGCGAACGAGGCAGTTGCGGAGATATTCGATATCCGCCAAATTCCATTTATATACCGTGTTCACAGCAGACCTGATCCGGAGGCGTTGGAAAAACTTTCCGAGTATTTGAAAGCCCTGGGTTTGAATTTTAAAATTACTGAAGATGTCCAGCCGATTTTGCTTCAAAGAATTTTGGAGCAAATCAGGGGCCATCCTCTTGAATCGATAATTCAAAGGCTACTTGTAAGATCCATGAAAAAGGCAGTTTATTCTGAAACCAACGTTGGACATTTTGGGCTTGCATCTTTAAACTACACACATTTTACCAGTCCTATTCGAAGATATCCCGACCTGGTTGTGCATAGGCTTTTGAAAGCATACATCGACAACGGCAGTTTCAAGAAAAAACAGATAAAAAAGTACATGGAGTTGCTTCCAATAGTGGCACACCAAAGTTCAAAGAGGGAAATAGTTGCCGATCAAGCGGAAAGAGATCTCATAGCTCTCAAAAAAGTGGAGTACATGCAGCAGCATATCGGAGAGGTCTTTGATGTTGTCATAACGGATGTAACAGAATTTGGCATATTTGTAGAGATACCAGACAAGGCGATAAGCGGCTTGATACATATTTCATCGTTGAACGATTACTACACCTATGATCAAAAGACCAACGCCTTAATTGGAGAAAGAACTGGAAAGATCTTCAAACTTGGGGACAAACTAAGAGCCAAAGCGGTGTCAGTTGATAAAACGAAAGGCCAAGTGGATTTCATATTGGAGGAAGATGGAGATAATGGAAGAAAAGGAAAAAGAAAAACTAATAAGTCGTCTAAAAAAAATAGAAGGTCAAGTAAAAGGCATTCAAACAATGGTAAAAGAGGAAAGGGAATGCACTGA
- a CDS encoding metal-sensitive transcriptional regulator gives MEEKEKEKLISRLKKIEGQVKGIQTMVKEERECTEIITQIAAARAALDSAAQIVVKDYAISCVNEFSSEKGTEKMEKLMRLLFKYL, from the coding sequence ATGGAAGAAAAGGAAAAAGAAAAACTAATAAGTCGTCTAAAAAAAATAGAAGGTCAAGTAAAAGGCATTCAAACAATGGTAAAAGAGGAAAGGGAATGCACTGAAATAATAACGCAGATAGCGGCAGCCAGGGCGGCGTTGGATTCGGCTGCCCAAATTGTGGTTAAAGACTATGCCATTTCATGCGTGAATGAATTTTCGTCCGAAAAAGGTACGGAAAAGATGGAAAAACTCATGAGGTTGCTTTTTAAATACCTCTAA
- a CDS encoding S41 family peptidase gives MRKYQKTLVMLVLLASLVTVSWATQGALNGGTNSISQVMQLIQNYYYNATSVNYQKIEDEAIKAIVKNLGSRFTYYFSPQEVKDFDIQTTSKYGGIGTEVTYNSTRSAIEVISPMYGSPAQKAGIKSGDLIVSINGTPVKVLKYIPAVNALRGKPGSKVKVEVYRPSENATLDIVITRALIKLKTVKSTTLEASGTKIGYVRITNFSETTGSEFEAAMSKLYSEGIDGLLIDLRDDPGGLFSQALEVASDFLPKGKLIVTMRNRYGVERPYRSYGNIFKRIPMVILVNHGSASSSEIVSAALRDNEYAVLVGERTYGKAAVQTEFRLSNGGLLLLVTNHYFTPNGQDINLKGITPDYVVKESNATPTKNESYKELIASVVSSTQSTATVNVEKDLQLQKALEIIVPEIKSHVLFPKELIGKK, from the coding sequence ATGAGAAAATACCAAAAAACGTTGGTCATGCTTGTGTTGCTCGCAAGCCTTGTTACGGTTTCGTGGGCCACGCAAGGTGCTTTGAACGGTGGAACGAACTCAATATCCCAGGTGATGCAGCTAATTCAAAATTATTACTATAACGCTACCTCGGTGAATTACCAAAAGATTGAAGACGAGGCGATAAAAGCGATCGTTAAAAACTTGGGAAGTAGGTTTACATACTACTTTTCACCTCAAGAGGTCAAGGACTTCGACATACAAACGACGTCTAAATATGGTGGTATAGGTACCGAAGTTACTTATAACTCTACAAGAAGTGCTATAGAAGTGATAAGCCCTATGTACGGCTCACCTGCACAAAAAGCAGGTATAAAGAGTGGGGATCTTATCGTTTCCATAAATGGAACGCCCGTAAAAGTCTTGAAATACATTCCTGCGGTTAACGCCCTTCGGGGAAAACCAGGCTCAAAGGTTAAAGTAGAGGTTTACCGTCCGAGCGAAAATGCGACGTTGGATATCGTTATAACGCGTGCACTTATAAAACTAAAAACGGTGAAATCGACTACCCTTGAAGCTTCTGGAACAAAAATAGGATATGTAAGGATAACGAATTTCAGCGAGACAACCGGTTCTGAATTCGAAGCGGCCATGAGCAAACTTTACTCTGAAGGAATAGATGGATTGCTGATCGATTTGAGAGACGATCCGGGTGGTTTGTTCTCGCAAGCTTTGGAAGTGGCAAGCGACTTCTTGCCAAAAGGAAAACTCATCGTAACTATGAGAAATCGATATGGCGTTGAAAGGCCCTACAGGTCTTATGGAAATATCTTCAAAAGGATCCCAATGGTCATTCTCGTAAATCACGGCTCTGCATCTTCTTCCGAAATAGTTTCTGCCGCTCTTAGAGACAACGAATACGCCGTCCTTGTTGGAGAAAGAACGTATGGAAAAGCGGCGGTCCAAACCGAGTTTAGGCTTTCAAATGGAGGACTGTTGCTGTTGGTTACAAATCACTATTTCACTCCAAACGGACAAGATATAAATTTGAAAGGCATAACACCGGATTACGTTGTGAAAGAGTCAAACGCAACGCCTACAAAGAATGAAAGTTACAAAGAACTCATAGCGAGTGTTGTAAGTTCGACCCAAAGCACGGCAACTGTAAATGTGGAGAAGGATTTGCAACTTCAAAAAGCGCTAGAAATAATCGTTCCTGAGATAAAATCGCATGTGTTATTTCCCAAGGAGTTAATCGGCAAAAAATGA
- a CDS encoding N-acetylmuramoyl-L-alanine amidase family protein, with the protein MKKLIVFFLLAFLYVLPFGMVLSGKVIVLDPGHGGIDKGAVGPSGLLEKKINLELVMDLAGILKAQGATVYLTRTSDKYVYLEDRIELANKKHADLFVCVHHNSLEGYPKFDETEVFYLNEGDTSKFAAECIASAVGKALDLKWKVKKDDFKVLRLAKIPAVLVESSFISCVKREKWLRNPFNIWKESVALDFGILSYFENVGGEVK; encoded by the coding sequence ATGAAAAAACTCATCGTCTTTTTCCTGCTAGCCTTTCTTTACGTTCTCCCATTTGGGATGGTGTTAAGTGGCAAAGTGATAGTTTTAGATCCCGGTCATGGGGGAATAGACAAGGGAGCAGTGGGCCCTTCTGGGCTTTTGGAAAAGAAGATAAATTTGGAATTGGTGATGGATCTTGCAGGTATCCTAAAGGCGCAGGGAGCGACGGTTTACTTGACAAGAACGAGCGACAAGTACGTTTATTTAGAGGATAGAATAGAACTGGCAAATAAAAAACATGCAGATCTTTTCGTATGTGTCCACCACAATTCATTGGAAGGATACCCAAAATTTGACGAAACGGAAGTTTTTTACTTAAACGAAGGAGATACTTCAAAATTTGCGGCTGAATGCATAGCGAGCGCTGTTGGAAAAGCGTTAGATTTGAAATGGAAGGTAAAAAAAGATGATTTCAAAGTGTTAAGGCTTGCCAAGATTCCAGCGGTGCTCGTTGAAAGTAGTTTCATTTCATGTGTGAAAAGAGAAAAATGGTTGAGAAATCCTTTTAACATTTGGAAAGAATCTGTGGCGTTGGATTTTGGTATCTTGTCTTATTTTGAAAATGTTGGAGGTGAGGTGAAATGA
- a CDS encoding iron-containing alcohol dehydrogenase, which yields MRDFVFKNPTKILFGKGKISKLGEEVKGYASKVLLVYGRGSIKKNGVYDQVVSSLKNSNVSFVELSGIKPNPVLSKVKEGIEIARKEKVEAVVAVGGGSVIDTCKTIAAGFYYDGDIWDAFVGKYKVEKSLPIFVVLTISATGSEMNGGAVITNEETKQKFSFWTSSSYPKVSILDPSVQFTLPKIQTLNGAADAISHVLELYFDGTKNTLILDEISEGIIRTVMASTEILLKEPTNYDARANLVWSATLALNGINGTGRNGGDWSSHAIEHSLSALYDIAHGSGLAIVFPAWMRYVYKEDVPKFARFARKVFNVSSENDEEAALEGIEKLKGWYKSIGLPVTLDDAKIPKDEIEKVVENASMRTPFGKLKRLYPEDVREILKLCM from the coding sequence ATGAGAGACTTCGTTTTTAAAAATCCAACGAAGATACTCTTTGGTAAAGGTAAGATCTCTAAATTAGGTGAAGAAGTAAAAGGTTATGCCTCCAAAGTTCTGCTTGTTTATGGAAGAGGTAGTATAAAGAAAAACGGTGTTTACGATCAAGTGGTTTCATCTTTAAAAAATTCCAACGTTTCTTTTGTAGAGCTTAGCGGAATTAAGCCAAATCCAGTTTTAAGCAAGGTAAAAGAGGGAATAGAAATTGCCAGAAAAGAAAAAGTGGAAGCCGTTGTTGCCGTTGGTGGAGGGAGTGTTATAGACACTTGTAAAACGATAGCCGCTGGCTTCTATTACGATGGGGATATATGGGATGCTTTCGTTGGAAAGTACAAAGTAGAGAAATCTCTTCCCATCTTTGTTGTGCTTACCATTTCGGCCACCGGTTCAGAAATGAACGGTGGGGCCGTCATCACCAACGAAGAAACGAAACAAAAGTTTTCCTTTTGGACCTCTTCAAGCTATCCAAAGGTATCCATTTTGGATCCTAGCGTGCAATTTACTTTGCCAAAAATTCAAACGCTCAACGGAGCGGCTGATGCGATTTCCCATGTTTTAGAATTGTACTTTGATGGCACTAAAAATACGCTAATTCTAGACGAAATATCCGAAGGAATAATCAGAACTGTTATGGCTTCTACCGAAATTTTGTTAAAAGAGCCAACAAATTACGATGCGAGGGCCAATTTGGTATGGAGCGCTACTTTGGCGCTAAATGGAATAAACGGAACTGGTAGGAATGGCGGAGATTGGTCAAGCCATGCCATAGAACACTCACTCAGTGCGCTTTACGACATAGCTCACGGTTCTGGACTTGCAATTGTGTTTCCCGCATGGATGAGATATGTTTACAAGGAAGATGTTCCGAAGTTTGCAAGATTTGCAAGAAAAGTGTTTAACGTTTCTTCGGAAAACGATGAAGAGGCAGCTCTTGAAGGCATTGAAAAATTGAAAGGATGGTACAAATCCATCGGCTTGCCGGTAACCCTGGATGATGCAAAAATCCCGAAAGATGAAATAGAAAAAGTTGTGGAAAACGCTTCGATGAGAACACCCTTTGGGAAATTGAAAAGACTTTACCCGGAAGATGTAAGGGAAATATTGAAACTTTGCATGTGA
- a CDS encoding ABC transporter ATP-binding protein → MNAIEIKKMTKRFKKEPPVLKSISLTVKEKMCFSLIGPNGAGKSTLIKILTTLLKPTSGEAIIFGHKLSEKRAIREIIGLVSESTVFYDQLSAMENLLFFAGLYHIPKKIARHRAEKLLKIVDMWKWRDKPIKEFSTGMRQRINLVRGLMHAPKLLFLDEPTLALDPQTSMIIRETVKRVKKEGITVFFTTHLMKNVEELADEIAVINEGNIIFQGSLWELKSKFAPGEKEVEILFEDESSAKEGYEILKKFEDDHLKMENTSVFLSLKNPKLLHDVLSRISKNSLLIKDVNTYSPSLEEIFIKLTTKKKSA, encoded by the coding sequence TTGAACGCTATAGAAATTAAAAAAATGACGAAACGTTTCAAAAAAGAACCGCCTGTTTTGAAATCAATTTCACTCACCGTTAAAGAAAAAATGTGCTTTTCTTTAATAGGCCCCAACGGAGCAGGTAAGTCTACGCTGATAAAAATTCTCACAACGCTTTTAAAGCCAACATCTGGAGAAGCCATCATCTTCGGGCATAAATTGAGTGAGAAAAGGGCTATAAGGGAAATTATAGGGTTGGTTTCTGAGAGTACCGTCTTCTACGATCAGCTTTCTGCCATGGAGAATCTTCTCTTCTTTGCAGGGCTCTACCATATCCCGAAAAAAATAGCGCGCCATAGAGCGGAAAAACTTTTGAAGATAGTTGATATGTGGAAATGGCGAGACAAACCAATTAAAGAATTTTCCACAGGAATGCGCCAAAGGATAAATCTTGTAAGAGGATTGATGCACGCACCAAAGTTGCTCTTTTTGGATGAACCAACTCTTGCTCTGGATCCGCAAACTTCAATGATCATACGGGAAACCGTGAAGCGTGTTAAAAAAGAGGGTATTACCGTATTTTTCACAACACATCTTATGAAAAACGTGGAAGAGCTGGCAGATGAAATAGCCGTGATAAACGAAGGAAATATCATCTTTCAAGGAAGCTTATGGGAACTAAAATCAAAGTTTGCTCCTGGTGAAAAAGAAGTTGAAATCTTATTTGAAGACGAATCAAGCGCCAAAGAGGGATATGAAATTTTGAAAAAATTTGAAGATGACCACCTGAAAATGGAAAATACATCTGTCTTCCTATCTTTGAAAAATCCAAAATTGTTGCATGACGTTCTATCACGGATAAGCAAAAACAGCCTTTTGATAAAAGATGTAAATACTTACTCTCCTTCGTTAGAAGAAATATTCATAAAACTCACAACCAAAAAAAAGAGCGCTTAA
- the rpsB gene encoding 30S ribosomal protein S2, producing the protein MKQLLEAGVHFGHQTKRWDPKMKPYVYAARKGIYIIDLQQTVKLLKEAYNFVSDLGRNDKTILFVCTKHQGAQTIEEEAKRCGAFYINKRWVGGLLTNFSTISNRIKRLHELEEMEEKGEFNDMPIKEANKLRKELERLRKYLNGVKDMKKVPDALFIVDPKREYNAVHEAHKLGIPTVAIVDTNCDPDEIDYVIPGNDDAIRAIKLITSKIADAYLEGKEGMSSEEASKETSNEASEAPSEEAEEVAVEEASAESESAEPTEPVNEQ; encoded by the coding sequence ATGAAGCAGCTTCTCGAAGCTGGAGTCCATTTTGGGCATCAAACAAAACGCTGGGATCCAAAGATGAAACCCTACGTTTACGCCGCAAGGAAAGGCATCTACATAATCGATCTTCAGCAAACCGTAAAACTTCTAAAGGAAGCCTACAATTTTGTAAGTGACCTGGGAAGAAACGACAAAACGATCCTCTTTGTTTGCACCAAGCATCAAGGTGCCCAAACCATCGAAGAAGAGGCAAAACGTTGTGGCGCTTTTTACATCAACAAAAGATGGGTTGGCGGTCTTCTTACCAATTTCTCCACCATTTCTAACAGAATAAAGAGGCTTCACGAGCTTGAAGAAATGGAAGAAAAAGGTGAATTCAACGATATGCCAATAAAAGAAGCCAACAAATTGCGAAAAGAGCTTGAAAGATTAAGAAAGTACCTTAACGGTGTTAAAGATATGAAGAAAGTGCCAGATGCTCTCTTCATAGTCGATCCAAAAAGAGAATACAACGCCGTTCACGAAGCTCATAAACTCGGAATCCCGACGGTTGCAATAGTCGATACCAATTGCGATCCAGATGAAATCGATTACGTCATACCTGGCAATGACGATGCTATCAGGGCGATAAAGCTCATCACGTCAAAGATAGCAGATGCTTATTTGGAAGGAAAAGAAGGAATGAGCAGCGAAGAAGCCAGCAAAGAAACTTCCAACGAGGCTTCTGAAGCTCCAAGTGAAGAGGCTGAAGAAGTGGCTGTTGAAGAAGCTTCAGCCGAATCAGAATCAGCTGAACCAACGGAACCTGTTAACGAGCAATAA